Proteins encoded together in one candidate division WOR-3 bacterium window:
- the clpP gene encoding ATP-dependent Clp endopeptidase proteolytic subunit ClpP produces MAEKLKNQETEEVPVLVPMVIEQTGRGERAYDIYSRLLKERIIFLGQPVDDTVANLVVAQLLYLEAEDPEKDIFLYINSPGGVVSSGLAIYDTMQYIRPKVSTICVGEAASIAALLLAAGEKGKRFALPRSRMMIHQPAAYGLSGQATDIEIHARELVRAKETLAEILAKHTGQPMDKILKDTDRNFFMSATEAKEYGLIDEVIEKRK; encoded by the coding sequence ATGGCTGAAAAGTTAAAAAATCAGGAAACCGAGGAGGTCCCTGTGTTAGTTCCAATGGTAATTGAACAAACGGGCCGGGGCGAACGAGCCTACGACATCTACTCCCGGCTTTTGAAAGAACGCATCATCTTTTTGGGTCAACCGGTTGACGACACAGTCGCCAATCTCGTAGTTGCCCAGTTGCTCTATCTTGAAGCTGAAGACCCGGAAAAGGATATCTTCCTTTACATCAACTCTCCGGGCGGCGTGGTCTCTTCCGGTTTGGCAATCTACGACACGATGCAGTACATCAGGCCTAAAGTTTCGACCATCTGTGTTGGCGAAGCGGCGTCAATCGCTGCCCTGTTACTCGCTGCCGGTGAAAAGGGTAAGCGGTTTGCCCTGCCCCGTTCCCGGATGATGATTCATCAGCCCGCGGCTTACGGCTTGAGCGGTCAGGCAACCGATATCGAAATCCATGCCCGGGAACTGGTTCGGGCAAAGGAAACCCTTGCCGAAATCCTGGCAAAACACACCGGCCAACCGATGGATAAAATCCTTAAAGACACGGACCGCAACTTCTTTATGTCCGCCACCGAAGCGAAAGAATACGGCCTGATTGATGAGGTAATTGAGAAAAGAAAATGA